A window of the Chloroflexota bacterium genome harbors these coding sequences:
- a CDS encoding DUF2085 domain-containing protein: MTLNITLYSRDGCHLCEQAEDDLRALQTQYPHKLAILDLDENPELEATYGFEIPVIEVGPFTLKAPFDQKTLAVTLAAAQERQAYYQSSGDAAYKKRRARGSQISKADRFAAWFSRRYMLVFNLFIFIYVGLPVLAPVLLNAGVETPANAIYRLYGGLCHQLSYRSIFLYGDQWVYPRAAAGLDQYTTFHNATGLDELGLLEARAYQGEEGVGFKMALCQRDMAIYAVMLVFGLTFSLTGRRWKPLPLWAWLLFGLVPIGLDGGTQLVSMVLNSMQGSLWQTLAAAFPLRESTPFLRILTGGLFGLTTAWFGYPLVEESMGETRVLLAKKFAHLAEK, encoded by the coding sequence ATGACTCTCAATATAACCCTGTATAGCCGTGACGGCTGCCACCTGTGCGAGCAGGCCGAAGACGATCTGCGCGCCCTGCAAACTCAATACCCGCATAAATTAGCCATCCTCGACCTGGATGAAAATCCTGAGCTGGAAGCGACCTACGGTTTCGAAATTCCCGTGATCGAAGTTGGCCCCTTCACGCTCAAGGCCCCCTTTGATCAAAAGACTCTCGCGGTAACTCTGGCCGCGGCCCAGGAGCGGCAAGCATACTACCAATCCAGCGGAGATGCGGCTTATAAAAAGCGCCGTGCCCGCGGTAGCCAAATCTCGAAAGCCGACAGGTTTGCAGCCTGGTTTTCGCGCCGCTATATGCTAGTATTCAACCTGTTTATCTTTATCTACGTTGGCCTGCCCGTGCTGGCGCCGGTGCTGCTCAACGCGGGTGTCGAAACGCCTGCCAATGCGATCTATCGCCTGTATGGCGGCCTGTGCCATCAACTTTCCTATCGCTCAATCTTTCTGTATGGTGACCAATGGGTATATCCACGTGCCGCTGCCGGGCTGGATCAGTACACAACTTTCCATAACGCCACCGGACTCGATGAATTGGGTTTGCTTGAAGCGCGCGCCTACCAGGGCGAAGAGGGCGTGGGCTTTAAAATGGCTTTATGTCAGCGCGATATGGCGATCTATGCGGTCATGCTGGTATTTGGCCTGACTTTCTCACTCACTGGTAGAAGATGGAAGCCCTTGCCGCTGTGGGCCTGGCTATTATTTGGCCTGGTTCCCATCGGGCTTGATGGCGGTACGCAATTGGTCAGCATGGTCTTGAATTCCATGCAGGGTTCATTATGGCAAACTTTGGCGGCTGCTTTTCCGCTGCGTGAGAGTACGCCGTTTTTGCGCATTCTCACCGGTGGCTTATTTGGCCTCACCACCGCCTGGTTTGGCTACCCGTTGGTTGAAGAATCGATGGGTGAAACCCGCGTCCTGCTGGCGAAGAAATTCGCCCATCTTGCTGAAAAATAA
- a CDS encoding DUF167 domain-containing protein: MPNRKFHLHNGKKGAALGIRIVPRANKNEIAEIMKDGTIRVRLQAAPQQDEDINSLLAELLSSVLDVSIDQIEIIAGQSGRDKLISIVDIDATSVQKKIAASL; encoded by the coding sequence ATGCCCAATAGAAAATTTCATCTGCACAACGGAAAGAAGGGCGCCGCACTGGGGATTCGAATTGTGCCGCGTGCTAACAAAAATGAGATTGCTGAAATTATGAAAGATGGCACGATTCGCGTGCGCCTGCAAGCAGCCCCACAACAGGATGAAGATATTAATAGCTTGTTGGCCGAATTATTATCATCGGTATTAGATGTCTCGATTGATCAGATTGAAATCATTGCCGGCCAAAGCGGGCGTGATAAATTAATTTCCATCGTGGATATAGATGCTACGAGCGTGCAAAAGAAAATAGCGGCCAGTTTGTAG
- the pgeF gene encoding peptidoglycan editing factor PgeF: MPFHQTKSILYYTFDIFDAAITQAVFTRQGGISPMPFAALNMSISVDDTPENVDENRGLAFEALGREPASLYDVWQVHGTHVICADAPRREPPIKADAILTDNPAVTLFMRFADCVPILLHDPARGVVGLVHAGWQGTVSGAVRAAVEKMIERYGSAPADIRAGIGPSIGAHHYEVGSEVVARVEQAFGADAESLLPRDAGAVQFDQWQANRLLLEQSGVTQIQISGLCTACDTDNWYSHRAEKGITGRFGALIGLNV, translated from the coding sequence ATGCCCTTTCACCAAACCAAATCCATTCTGTATTACACTTTTGATATCTTCGATGCTGCTATTACCCAGGCCGTTTTCACGCGTCAGGGTGGCATCAGCCCGATGCCATTCGCTGCCCTCAATATGAGCATTTCAGTGGATGACACCCCAGAGAATGTTGACGAAAACCGGGGGCTGGCTTTTGAAGCGCTGGGGCGCGAACCGGCGTCGCTCTACGATGTCTGGCAGGTACACGGCACCCATGTTATTTGCGCCGATGCCCCGCGGCGCGAGCCCCCCATCAAGGCAGATGCCATTTTGACGGATAATCCCGCTGTGACGCTGTTCATGCGCTTTGCCGATTGCGTGCCAATTTTGCTGCATGATCCGGCGCGCGGGGTGGTGGGGCTGGTACATGCCGGTTGGCAGGGTACAGTCTCGGGGGCGGTGCGCGCCGCCGTAGAAAAAATGATCGAGCGTTATGGCAGCGCCCCTGCAGATATTCGTGCCGGAATTGGCCCCTCCATCGGCGCGCATCATTACGAAGTCGGCTCCGAAGTTGTGGCGCGTGTCGAGCAAGCCTTTGGTGCGGACGCTGAGTCACTTTTACCGCGGGATGCAGGCGCGGTACAATTTGACCAGTGGCAGGCCAATCGCCTGCTGCTCGAACAAAGCGGCGTTACACAAATTCAGATTTCTGGCCTGTGTACCGCCTGTGATACTGACAACTGGTATTCACATCGCGCCGAAAAAGGCATCACGGGCCGCTTTGGCGCTCTGATTGGTCTGAATGTCTGA
- a CDS encoding YggT family protein — protein sequence MVYIAQAVDLIFRLLGLLVLVHVILSYFMSPFHPVRQQLDRIVEPMLAPIRRVVPHVGMIDFSPVILLILLQIAGNIIVRLLLTF from the coding sequence GTGGTTTATATTGCTCAAGCAGTAGATTTAATTTTTCGGTTGTTAGGCCTGTTGGTTTTGGTGCATGTAATCCTTTCGTATTTCATGTCCCCCTTTCATCCTGTGCGTCAGCAGCTTGACCGTATTGTGGAGCCGATGCTGGCGCCCATCCGGCGGGTGGTCCCGCATGTGGGAATGATTGACTTTAGTCCCGTGATACTACTGATTTTGTTACAAATCGCTGGTAACATTATTGTGCGTTTGTTGTTAACATTCTAA
- a CDS encoding redoxin domain-containing protein, translated as MRNALTLIAGLIVGVGIGLLVIGLFTDEDSPRVSESLDQSASALTLAVDTPAPDFELVALTGESIRLEDLRGQPVLINFWATWCAPCKLEMPAFQDRYEQYAGDLRILAVNFDEPRADVQAFADDLSLTFDVLLDPGGEVQRLYQVRGYPTTVLVDADGVVRVLHIGLMTENQLDQYLSELGL; from the coding sequence ATGCGCAACGCTTTAACGCTGATTGCCGGTTTGATCGTTGGGGTTGGAATCGGCTTGTTGGTAATAGGATTATTCACTGATGAGGATTCCCCTCGGGTGAGCGAAAGTCTCGACCAATCAGCATCCGCCTTGACCCTGGCCGTGGATACTCCTGCCCCGGACTTTGAGCTGGTTGCCCTCACCGGGGAGTCAATCCGGCTCGAAGATTTGCGCGGTCAACCCGTCCTAATCAATTTCTGGGCTACCTGGTGCGCGCCCTGCAAGCTGGAAATGCCCGCCTTTCAGGATCGCTACGAACAGTACGCTGGAGACTTGCGCATCTTGGCCGTGAATTTCGACGAGCCGCGTGCAGATGTACAGGCCTTTGCCGATGATCTCAGCCTGACTTTTGACGTGCTGCTGGATCCCGGCGGCGAAGTTCAGCGGCTGTATCAGGTGCGCGGCTACCCCACGACCGTGCTGGTGGATGCCGATGGCGTGGTACGCGTGCTGCATATTGGCCTGATGACAGAAAACCAATTGGATCAGTATTTATCGGAACTCGGTTTATGA
- a CDS encoding YggS family pyridoxal phosphate-dependent enzyme: MPELTADKIRQNYQTVLERMTVAAARAGRDPAEIRLLTVTKGHSAAVIRAAYAAGARDFGENYVQEALSKMVELSALDARWHMIGHVQSRKARDISQSFSWMHTLDSLKLAQRCDRFAAESGRRLPVLLECNVSGEASKHGWPVWDESCWPAFVDELHPVLELEHLELYGLMTMPPYDPDPDAARPYFQRLRRLRDFLAGQYPRLNWHELSMGMSHDFETAVQEGATMIRVGTAIVGARD; encoded by the coding sequence ATGCCTGAACTTACTGCTGACAAAATTCGCCAAAATTATCAAACCGTGCTCGAACGAATGACAGTCGCCGCGGCCCGGGCCGGGCGTGATCCGGCTGAAATTCGCTTGCTCACGGTTACCAAAGGCCATTCGGCCGCTGTGATTCGTGCCGCCTACGCAGCGGGCGCACGCGATTTTGGCGAGAATTATGTTCAGGAAGCCCTGTCAAAAATGGTTGAACTTTCGGCGTTGGATGCGCGCTGGCACATGATTGGTCATGTGCAAAGCCGCAAGGCGCGCGATATTTCTCAAAGTTTCTCCTGGATGCACACCCTCGATAGCCTCAAGTTGGCGCAACGCTGCGACCGTTTCGCAGCGGAGAGCGGGCGAAGACTGCCAGTGTTGCTAGAATGCAATGTCAGTGGGGAGGCTTCCAAACACGGCTGGCCGGTCTGGGATGAAAGTTGTTGGCCTGCTTTTGTCGATGAACTGCATCCTGTGCTGGAACTGGAGCACCTTGAATTATATGGACTGATGACCATGCCGCCCTACGATCCCGACCCGGATGCCGCGCGGCCCTACTTCCAACGCCTGCGCCGGTTGCGCGATTTTCTGGCGGGGCAATATCCTCGGCTCAATTGGCATGAACTTTCAATGGGTATGAGCCATGATTTTGAAACTGCTGTTCAGGAAGGCGCGACTATGATTCGGGTTGGCACTGCGATCGTCGGCGCGCGCGATTGA